Proteins encoded in a region of the Suncus etruscus isolate mSunEtr1 chromosome 1, mSunEtr1.pri.cur, whole genome shotgun sequence genome:
- the CCDC136 gene encoding coiled-coil domain-containing protein 136 isoform X1, giving the protein MEAGTGAAAGAAGWSCPGSAPTVTTVVSYEASEGCERKKGQRWGALERRGMQAMEGEVLLPALYEEEEEEEEEEEEEVEEEDDSVQKGSRMGSLSVSKHRGLSLTETELEELRAQVLQLVAELEETRELAGQHEDDSLELQGLLEDERLASAQQAEVFTKQIQQLQGELRTLREEISLLEREKQVELKAIERELHLAQAEIQTLRQAAEDSATEHESDIASLQEDLCRIQSELDDMYRIRGEYELEIASLRAEMEMKSSSGGGSGSNDLSISDFSEMQEELQQLRQRYHFLSEEFQALQQSNSSLTGQLADLESERTRRATERWLESQILRNTASAESQTLEVDFLEPHPETHSLRQQLAGAEEQINHMQNKCKDLCSELQQLQHHHRCSEEEQKRLQRELKLAQNEVLHFQTCRDTNQNEELRNRLCSLQQQYDLSKSEHNELLKAQMQLQAEVRQLRATKSSCADAQIEKDLQCRIQRLQTQYQNVLCEKEKLTEVQHKMRADLCYHEAEVQRLRDMVTCLQNKSDKVKAVSGRECSEMESPVSCGAEEYVEVQAQLQDVRKLYHCTKDELERQKHMYDMLDQDFLLCRQELTQLRNAQPILEERCSTKCDTVLGRLTELQEKYKASQKEMGQLQMEQCELLEDQRRMQEEQGQLQEELHRLTIPTPKSGFFDKSQQLLTKLQDLGELQLLYQGMQEEQKKLMHNQETLLKEQSVLQEELHLHKDSHFRDVLEHPDDVKSSKSTKYGQNKSKMIMIQIQSLQGLYEQCHNEQLKLQKEQSQLLEERKRLQADLQLCLEEIQQLQMQSPRKTSLSKESASEDSQKSTVGSDSYQRSYGSDTASEENFLKSYNSTSSAMEAGEKGVRPVALQRSCESVHGSETSHKSYTSSNSEVEAAEPEVTEHFEEVVAKVLIKLQGVQAMYELSQEEHTRLQERMAEHLRQQKLLKDELDACEKEFKECMECLEKPAHSDKNEIKELQTKLRELQLQYQASMDEQGRLLAVQEQLEGQLQCCQEELCQLREERSSLSKERNCNENMNKNANGEKEEKEKDVGKAEEGCETEKNLEVVLYYKAPHMDDKTEEEYTQKEKYCTSFVSDMEPEPSECATAEENKDPCNDKAPIPRSKDLAKTSKNNSQAPAEGNSLKICESRKPSPAPSPPFFSLPLVGLVVISALLWCWWAETSS; this is encoded by the exons ATGGAGGCGGGCACCGGGGCGGCCGCAGGAGCCGCGGGCTGGAGCTGCCCGGGCTCAG CCCCCACAGTGACCACTGTCGTCTCCTATGAGGCCTCTGAAGGCTGTGAGAGGAAGAAAGGCCAGCGATGGGGGGCTCTGGAGCGGCGAGGGATGCAGGCCATGGAAG GGGAAGTACTGCTTCCAGCCCTgtatgaggaggaagaagaggaggaggaagaagaagaagaagaggtggaagaggaggatGATTCTGTGCAGAAAGGCAGCCGAATGGGCTCCCTGTCAGTCAGCAAGCACCGGGGCCTGAGCCTTACTGAGACAGAGCTGGAGGAGCTGAGGGCACAGGTACTGCAGCTGGTGGCTGAGCTGGAGGAGACCCGGGAGCTGGCGGGGCAGCATGAGGATGATTCCCTGGAGCTGCAGG GCCTCTTGGAGGATGAACGGCTGGCCAGTGCACAGCAGGCGGAAGTGTTCACCAAGCAGATCCAGCAGCTCCAAG GTGAACTTCGAACTCTACGGGAGGAGATTTCCTTGTTAGAGCGTGAGAAACAAGTTGAATTGAAGGCCATAGAACGGGAGTTGCACCTGGCCCAGGCTGAGATTCAAACTCTGCGGCAAGCAGCAGAGGATTCAGCAACTGAACATGAAAGTGACATCGCATCCCTGCAGGAGGATCTCTGCCGGATACAGTCAGAGCTGGATGACATGTACCGCATCCGGGGGGAGTACGAGCTGGAGATCGCCTCCCTCCGTGCAGAAATGGAAATGAAGAGCAGCTCAGGGGGTGGATCTGGATCCAACGATTTGAGTATCTCAGATTTTTCTGAGATGCAAG AAGAACTGCAGCAGCTGCGGCAACGCTACCACTTCCTGAGTGAGGAGTTCCAGGCCCTGCAGCAGAGCAACAGTAGCCTCACTGGGCAGCTGGCTGACCTTGAGAGCGAGAG GACACGAAGAGCAACCGAACGGTGGCTGGAGTCCCAGATACTGCGGAACACTGCGTCGGCTGAGTCTCAGACTTTAGAAGTGGATTTTCTAGAGCCCCATCCTGAGACCCATTCGTTGCGACAACAGTTGGCGGGAGCAGAAGAGCAGATTAACCACATGCAGAACAAG TGTAAGGACCTGTGCTCCGAGTTGCAACAGCTTCAGCATCATCACCGGTGCAGCGAGGAGGAGCAGAAACGTCTGCAGCGGGAGCTCAAGCTTGCCCAGAATGAGGTGCTCCACTTCCAGACATGCCGCGACACCAACCAG AATGAGGAGCTGCGCAACAGATTGTGTTCCCTGCAGCAACAATATGACCTGAGCAAGAGTGAACACAATGAGCTCCTGAAGGCACAGATGCAGCTTCAGGCTGAGGTCCGGCAGCTCAGAGCCACGAAAAGCTCCTGTGCTGATGCGCAGATTGAGAAG GATTTACAGTGCCGGATCCAGCGGCTGCAAACCCAGTATCAGAATGTCTTATGTGAGAAGGAAAAGCTGACGGAAGTCCAGCATAAAATGCGGGCTGACCTGTGTTACCACGAGGCCGAAGTGCAGCGGCTCAGGGACATGGTGACCTGTCTCCAAAACAAATCTGACAAGGTAAAGGCAGTGTCAGGGAGGGAGTGCAGCGAGATGGAGTCTCCTGTGAGTTGTGGTGCTGAAGAG TACGTAGAGGTGCAGGCTCAGCTGCAGGATGTGAGGAAGCTGTACCACTGCACCAAGGACGAACTGGAGAGGCAGAAGCATATGTATGATATGCTCGACCAGGACTTCCTGCTTTGCCGGCAGGAGCTGACACAGCTCAGGAATGCCCAGCCTATTCTGGAGGAAAGGTGTTCTACTAAG TGTGACACCGTGCTGGGCAGGCTGACAGAGTTGCAGGAAAAGTACAAGGCCAGCCAGAAGGAGATGGGCCAGCTGCAGATGGAGCAGTGTGAGCTCCTAGAAGACCAGCGGAGGATGCAGGAGGAACAAGGCCAGCTACAAGAAGAGCTGCACAGGCTCACAATACCAACGCCCAAAAGCGGGTTCTTTGATAAG AGTCAGCAGCTACTTACAAAGTTACAAGATCTGGGGGAACTCCAGCTGCTCTACCAAGGCATGCAGGAAGAACAGAAGAAACTGATGCATAATCAAGAAACTTTATTaaaagagcaatcagtgctgcaGGAAGAGCTGCACCTTCATAAAGACAGTCATTTCCGGGACGTGCTGGAGCATCCTGATGATGTCAAATCATCCAAGTCCACCAAATATGGTCAGAACAAG AGCAAGATGATCATGATCCAGATACAGAGTCTGCAGGGGCTGTATGAGCAATGTCACAATGAGCAGCTGAAGCTGCAGAAAGAGCAGAGCCAGCTTCTTGAGGAGCGGAAGAGACTGCAGGCTGACCTGCAGCTCTGCCTGGAAGAAATACAGCAACTCCAAATGCAGTCCCCGAGGAAAACCTCTTTGAGCAAGGAGTCAGCCTCTGAGGATTCTCAGAAGAGCACTGTGGGCTCTGATAGCTACCAGCGGAGCTACGGGAGTGACACAGCTAGTGAGGAGAACTTTCTTAAGAGCTACAACAGCACCTCGAGTGCCATGGAGGCTGGGGAGAAGGGGGTCCGCCCTGTGGCCTTACAGCGGAGCTGTGAGAGTGTCCACGGCTCGGAGACTTCGCACAAGAGTTACACCAGCAGCAACTCTGAGGTGGAAgctgcagagcctgaagtaactgAG CACTTTGAGGAGGTGGTGGCCAAGGTGCTGATCAAGCTGCAAGGGGTGCAGGCCATGTACGAGCTGAGTCAGGAGGAACACACACGGCTGCAGGAGCGGATGGCGGAGCACCTGCGCCAGCAGAAGTTGCTGAAGGACGAGCTGGACGCCTGTGAGAAAGAGTTCAAAGAGTGCATGGAGTGTTTGGAGAAGCCCGCCCACAGTGACAAGAATGAG ATCAAGGAGTTGCAGACCAAGCTGCGGGAGCTGCAGCTGCAGTACCAGGCCAGCATGGATGAGCAGGGGCGCCTCCTGGCAGTGCAGGAGCAGCTGGAGGGGCAGCTGCAGTGCTGCCAGGAGGAGCTGTGCCAGCTCAGAGAGGAGCGCTCTTCTCTGTCCAAGGAGAGGAACTGCAATGAGAACATGAACAAGAATGCCAAcggggagaaagaggaaaaggaaaaggatgtGGGCAAAGCAGAAGAGGGTTGTGAGACTGAAAAG AATCTGGAGGTGGTGCTGTACTACAAGGCTCCCCACATGGATGACAAGACAGAGGAGGAATACACTCAGAAGGAGAAGTACTGCACTTCCTTCGTGTCAGACATGGAACCTGAGCCCTCGGAGTGTGCTACAGCTGAGGAAAACAAAGACCCTTGCAATGACAAAGCACCCATCCCAAGGAGCAAGGACCTGGCAAAGACCTCCAAAAATAACAGCCAGGCCCCTGCAGAGGGAAACTCTCTCAAGATATGTGAGAGCAGAAAG CCCTCCCCTGCCCCCAGTCCCCCCTTCTTCTCTTTGCCTCTTGTAGGCCTCGTGGTCATCTCGGCTTTGCTCTGGTGCTGGTGGGCGGAGACATCGTCCTAA
- the CCDC136 gene encoding coiled-coil domain-containing protein 136 isoform X2, with product MEAGTGAAAGAAGWSCPGSAPTVTTVVSYEASEGCERKKGQRWGALERRGMQAMEGEVLLPALYEEEEEEEEEEEEEVEEEDDSVQKGSRMGSLSVSKHRGLSLTETELEELRAQVLQLVAELEETRELAGQHEDDSLELQGLLEDERLASAQQAEVFTKQIQQLQGELRTLREEISLLEREKQVELKAIERELHLAQAEIQTLRQAAEDSATEHESDIASLQEDLCRIQSELDDMYRIRGEYELEIASLRAEMEMKSSSGGGSGSNDLSISDFSEMQEELQQLRQRYHFLSEEFQALQQSNSSLTGQLADLESERTRRATERWLESQILRNTASAESQTLEVDFLEPHPETHSLRQQLAGAEEQINHMQNKCKDLCSELQQLQHHHRCSEEEQKRLQRELKLAQNEVLHFQTCRDTNQNEELRNRLCSLQQQYDLSKSEHNELLKAQMQLQAEVRQLRATKSSCADAQIEKDLQCRIQRLQTQYQNVLCEKEKLTEVQHKMRADLCYHEAEVQRLRDMVTCLQNKSDKYVEVQAQLQDVRKLYHCTKDELERQKHMYDMLDQDFLLCRQELTQLRNAQPILEERCSTKCDTVLGRLTELQEKYKASQKEMGQLQMEQCELLEDQRRMQEEQGQLQEELHRLTIPTPKSGFFDKSQQLLTKLQDLGELQLLYQGMQEEQKKLMHNQETLLKEQSVLQEELHLHKDSHFRDVLEHPDDVKSSKSTKYGQNKSKMIMIQIQSLQGLYEQCHNEQLKLQKEQSQLLEERKRLQADLQLCLEEIQQLQMQSPRKTSLSKESASEDSQKSTVGSDSYQRSYGSDTASEENFLKSYNSTSSAMEAGEKGVRPVALQRSCESVHGSETSHKSYTSSNSEVEAAEPEVTEHFEEVVAKVLIKLQGVQAMYELSQEEHTRLQERMAEHLRQQKLLKDELDACEKEFKECMECLEKPAHSDKNEIKELQTKLRELQLQYQASMDEQGRLLAVQEQLEGQLQCCQEELCQLREERSSLSKERNCNENMNKNANGEKEEKEKDVGKAEEGCETEKNLEVVLYYKAPHMDDKTEEEYTQKEKYCTSFVSDMEPEPSECATAEENKDPCNDKAPIPRSKDLAKTSKNNSQAPAEGNSLKICESRKNMFGLWKPMVFLAIAAVALYVLPNMRQQETDFCLH from the exons ATGGAGGCGGGCACCGGGGCGGCCGCAGGAGCCGCGGGCTGGAGCTGCCCGGGCTCAG CCCCCACAGTGACCACTGTCGTCTCCTATGAGGCCTCTGAAGGCTGTGAGAGGAAGAAAGGCCAGCGATGGGGGGCTCTGGAGCGGCGAGGGATGCAGGCCATGGAAG GGGAAGTACTGCTTCCAGCCCTgtatgaggaggaagaagaggaggaggaagaagaagaagaagaggtggaagaggaggatGATTCTGTGCAGAAAGGCAGCCGAATGGGCTCCCTGTCAGTCAGCAAGCACCGGGGCCTGAGCCTTACTGAGACAGAGCTGGAGGAGCTGAGGGCACAGGTACTGCAGCTGGTGGCTGAGCTGGAGGAGACCCGGGAGCTGGCGGGGCAGCATGAGGATGATTCCCTGGAGCTGCAGG GCCTCTTGGAGGATGAACGGCTGGCCAGTGCACAGCAGGCGGAAGTGTTCACCAAGCAGATCCAGCAGCTCCAAG GTGAACTTCGAACTCTACGGGAGGAGATTTCCTTGTTAGAGCGTGAGAAACAAGTTGAATTGAAGGCCATAGAACGGGAGTTGCACCTGGCCCAGGCTGAGATTCAAACTCTGCGGCAAGCAGCAGAGGATTCAGCAACTGAACATGAAAGTGACATCGCATCCCTGCAGGAGGATCTCTGCCGGATACAGTCAGAGCTGGATGACATGTACCGCATCCGGGGGGAGTACGAGCTGGAGATCGCCTCCCTCCGTGCAGAAATGGAAATGAAGAGCAGCTCAGGGGGTGGATCTGGATCCAACGATTTGAGTATCTCAGATTTTTCTGAGATGCAAG AAGAACTGCAGCAGCTGCGGCAACGCTACCACTTCCTGAGTGAGGAGTTCCAGGCCCTGCAGCAGAGCAACAGTAGCCTCACTGGGCAGCTGGCTGACCTTGAGAGCGAGAG GACACGAAGAGCAACCGAACGGTGGCTGGAGTCCCAGATACTGCGGAACACTGCGTCGGCTGAGTCTCAGACTTTAGAAGTGGATTTTCTAGAGCCCCATCCTGAGACCCATTCGTTGCGACAACAGTTGGCGGGAGCAGAAGAGCAGATTAACCACATGCAGAACAAG TGTAAGGACCTGTGCTCCGAGTTGCAACAGCTTCAGCATCATCACCGGTGCAGCGAGGAGGAGCAGAAACGTCTGCAGCGGGAGCTCAAGCTTGCCCAGAATGAGGTGCTCCACTTCCAGACATGCCGCGACACCAACCAG AATGAGGAGCTGCGCAACAGATTGTGTTCCCTGCAGCAACAATATGACCTGAGCAAGAGTGAACACAATGAGCTCCTGAAGGCACAGATGCAGCTTCAGGCTGAGGTCCGGCAGCTCAGAGCCACGAAAAGCTCCTGTGCTGATGCGCAGATTGAGAAG GATTTACAGTGCCGGATCCAGCGGCTGCAAACCCAGTATCAGAATGTCTTATGTGAGAAGGAAAAGCTGACGGAAGTCCAGCATAAAATGCGGGCTGACCTGTGTTACCACGAGGCCGAAGTGCAGCGGCTCAGGGACATGGTGACCTGTCTCCAAAACAAATCTGACAAG TACGTAGAGGTGCAGGCTCAGCTGCAGGATGTGAGGAAGCTGTACCACTGCACCAAGGACGAACTGGAGAGGCAGAAGCATATGTATGATATGCTCGACCAGGACTTCCTGCTTTGCCGGCAGGAGCTGACACAGCTCAGGAATGCCCAGCCTATTCTGGAGGAAAGGTGTTCTACTAAG TGTGACACCGTGCTGGGCAGGCTGACAGAGTTGCAGGAAAAGTACAAGGCCAGCCAGAAGGAGATGGGCCAGCTGCAGATGGAGCAGTGTGAGCTCCTAGAAGACCAGCGGAGGATGCAGGAGGAACAAGGCCAGCTACAAGAAGAGCTGCACAGGCTCACAATACCAACGCCCAAAAGCGGGTTCTTTGATAAG AGTCAGCAGCTACTTACAAAGTTACAAGATCTGGGGGAACTCCAGCTGCTCTACCAAGGCATGCAGGAAGAACAGAAGAAACTGATGCATAATCAAGAAACTTTATTaaaagagcaatcagtgctgcaGGAAGAGCTGCACCTTCATAAAGACAGTCATTTCCGGGACGTGCTGGAGCATCCTGATGATGTCAAATCATCCAAGTCCACCAAATATGGTCAGAACAAG AGCAAGATGATCATGATCCAGATACAGAGTCTGCAGGGGCTGTATGAGCAATGTCACAATGAGCAGCTGAAGCTGCAGAAAGAGCAGAGCCAGCTTCTTGAGGAGCGGAAGAGACTGCAGGCTGACCTGCAGCTCTGCCTGGAAGAAATACAGCAACTCCAAATGCAGTCCCCGAGGAAAACCTCTTTGAGCAAGGAGTCAGCCTCTGAGGATTCTCAGAAGAGCACTGTGGGCTCTGATAGCTACCAGCGGAGCTACGGGAGTGACACAGCTAGTGAGGAGAACTTTCTTAAGAGCTACAACAGCACCTCGAGTGCCATGGAGGCTGGGGAGAAGGGGGTCCGCCCTGTGGCCTTACAGCGGAGCTGTGAGAGTGTCCACGGCTCGGAGACTTCGCACAAGAGTTACACCAGCAGCAACTCTGAGGTGGAAgctgcagagcctgaagtaactgAG CACTTTGAGGAGGTGGTGGCCAAGGTGCTGATCAAGCTGCAAGGGGTGCAGGCCATGTACGAGCTGAGTCAGGAGGAACACACACGGCTGCAGGAGCGGATGGCGGAGCACCTGCGCCAGCAGAAGTTGCTGAAGGACGAGCTGGACGCCTGTGAGAAAGAGTTCAAAGAGTGCATGGAGTGTTTGGAGAAGCCCGCCCACAGTGACAAGAATGAG ATCAAGGAGTTGCAGACCAAGCTGCGGGAGCTGCAGCTGCAGTACCAGGCCAGCATGGATGAGCAGGGGCGCCTCCTGGCAGTGCAGGAGCAGCTGGAGGGGCAGCTGCAGTGCTGCCAGGAGGAGCTGTGCCAGCTCAGAGAGGAGCGCTCTTCTCTGTCCAAGGAGAGGAACTGCAATGAGAACATGAACAAGAATGCCAAcggggagaaagaggaaaaggaaaaggatgtGGGCAAAGCAGAAGAGGGTTGTGAGACTGAAAAG AATCTGGAGGTGGTGCTGTACTACAAGGCTCCCCACATGGATGACAAGACAGAGGAGGAATACACTCAGAAGGAGAAGTACTGCACTTCCTTCGTGTCAGACATGGAACCTGAGCCCTCGGAGTGTGCTACAGCTGAGGAAAACAAAGACCCTTGCAATGACAAAGCACCCATCCCAAGGAGCAAGGACCTGGCAAAGACCTCCAAAAATAACAGCCAGGCCCCTGCAGAGGGAAACTCTCTCAAGATATGTGAGAGCAGAAAG AACATGTTTGGGTTGTGGAAGCCTATGGTGTTCTTGGCTATTGCAGCTGTGGCTCTATATGTTTTACCCAACATGCGACAACAAGAGACAGATTTCTGCCTTCATTGA
- the CCDC136 gene encoding coiled-coil domain-containing protein 136 isoform X4 has protein sequence MEAGTGAAAGAAGWSCPGSAPTVTTVVSYEASEGCERKKGQRWGALERRGMQAMEGEVLLPALYEEEEEEEEEEEEEVEEEDDSVQKGSRMGSLSVSKHRGLSLTETELEELRAQVLQLVAELEETRELAGQHEDDSLELQGLLEDERLASAQQAEVFTKQIQQLQGELRTLREEISLLEREKQVELKAIERELHLAQAEIQTLRQAAEDSATEHESDIASLQEDLCRIQSELDDMYRIRGEYELEIASLRAEMEMKSSSGGGSGSNDLSISDFSEMQEELQQLRQRYHFLSEEFQALQQSNSSLTGQLADLESERTRRATERWLESQILRNTASAESQTLEVDFLEPHPETHSLRQQLAGAEEQINHMQNKCKDLCSELQQLQHHHRCSEEEQKRLQRELKLAQNEVLHFQTCRDTNQNEELRNRLCSLQQQYDLSKSEHNELLKAQMQLQAEVRQLRATKSSCADAQIEKDLQCRIQRLQTQYQNVLCEKEKLTEVQHKMRADLCYHEAEVQRLRDMVTCLQNKSDKCDTVLGRLTELQEKYKASQKEMGQLQMEQCELLEDQRRMQEEQGQLQEELHRLTIPTPKSGFFDKSQQLLTKLQDLGELQLLYQGMQEEQKKLMHNQETLLKEQSVLQEELHLHKDSHFRDVLEHPDDVKSSKSTKYGQNKSKMIMIQIQSLQGLYEQCHNEQLKLQKEQSQLLEERKRLQADLQLCLEEIQQLQMQSPRKTSLSKESASEDSQKSTVGSDSYQRSYGSDTASEENFLKSYNSTSSAMEAGEKGVRPVALQRSCESVHGSETSHKSYTSSNSEVEAAEPEVTEHFEEVVAKVLIKLQGVQAMYELSQEEHTRLQERMAEHLRQQKLLKDELDACEKEFKECMECLEKPAHSDKNEIKELQTKLRELQLQYQASMDEQGRLLAVQEQLEGQLQCCQEELCQLREERSSLSKERNCNENMNKNANGEKEEKEKDVGKAEEGCETEKNLEVVLYYKAPHMDDKTEEEYTQKEKYCTSFVSDMEPEPSECATAEENKDPCNDKAPIPRSKDLAKTSKNNSQAPAEGNSLKICESRKNMFGLWKPMVFLAIAAVALYVLPNMRQQETDFCLH, from the exons ATGGAGGCGGGCACCGGGGCGGCCGCAGGAGCCGCGGGCTGGAGCTGCCCGGGCTCAG CCCCCACAGTGACCACTGTCGTCTCCTATGAGGCCTCTGAAGGCTGTGAGAGGAAGAAAGGCCAGCGATGGGGGGCTCTGGAGCGGCGAGGGATGCAGGCCATGGAAG GGGAAGTACTGCTTCCAGCCCTgtatgaggaggaagaagaggaggaggaagaagaagaagaagaggtggaagaggaggatGATTCTGTGCAGAAAGGCAGCCGAATGGGCTCCCTGTCAGTCAGCAAGCACCGGGGCCTGAGCCTTACTGAGACAGAGCTGGAGGAGCTGAGGGCACAGGTACTGCAGCTGGTGGCTGAGCTGGAGGAGACCCGGGAGCTGGCGGGGCAGCATGAGGATGATTCCCTGGAGCTGCAGG GCCTCTTGGAGGATGAACGGCTGGCCAGTGCACAGCAGGCGGAAGTGTTCACCAAGCAGATCCAGCAGCTCCAAG GTGAACTTCGAACTCTACGGGAGGAGATTTCCTTGTTAGAGCGTGAGAAACAAGTTGAATTGAAGGCCATAGAACGGGAGTTGCACCTGGCCCAGGCTGAGATTCAAACTCTGCGGCAAGCAGCAGAGGATTCAGCAACTGAACATGAAAGTGACATCGCATCCCTGCAGGAGGATCTCTGCCGGATACAGTCAGAGCTGGATGACATGTACCGCATCCGGGGGGAGTACGAGCTGGAGATCGCCTCCCTCCGTGCAGAAATGGAAATGAAGAGCAGCTCAGGGGGTGGATCTGGATCCAACGATTTGAGTATCTCAGATTTTTCTGAGATGCAAG AAGAACTGCAGCAGCTGCGGCAACGCTACCACTTCCTGAGTGAGGAGTTCCAGGCCCTGCAGCAGAGCAACAGTAGCCTCACTGGGCAGCTGGCTGACCTTGAGAGCGAGAG GACACGAAGAGCAACCGAACGGTGGCTGGAGTCCCAGATACTGCGGAACACTGCGTCGGCTGAGTCTCAGACTTTAGAAGTGGATTTTCTAGAGCCCCATCCTGAGACCCATTCGTTGCGACAACAGTTGGCGGGAGCAGAAGAGCAGATTAACCACATGCAGAACAAG TGTAAGGACCTGTGCTCCGAGTTGCAACAGCTTCAGCATCATCACCGGTGCAGCGAGGAGGAGCAGAAACGTCTGCAGCGGGAGCTCAAGCTTGCCCAGAATGAGGTGCTCCACTTCCAGACATGCCGCGACACCAACCAG AATGAGGAGCTGCGCAACAGATTGTGTTCCCTGCAGCAACAATATGACCTGAGCAAGAGTGAACACAATGAGCTCCTGAAGGCACAGATGCAGCTTCAGGCTGAGGTCCGGCAGCTCAGAGCCACGAAAAGCTCCTGTGCTGATGCGCAGATTGAGAAG GATTTACAGTGCCGGATCCAGCGGCTGCAAACCCAGTATCAGAATGTCTTATGTGAGAAGGAAAAGCTGACGGAAGTCCAGCATAAAATGCGGGCTGACCTGTGTTACCACGAGGCCGAAGTGCAGCGGCTCAGGGACATGGTGACCTGTCTCCAAAACAAATCTGACAAG TGTGACACCGTGCTGGGCAGGCTGACAGAGTTGCAGGAAAAGTACAAGGCCAGCCAGAAGGAGATGGGCCAGCTGCAGATGGAGCAGTGTGAGCTCCTAGAAGACCAGCGGAGGATGCAGGAGGAACAAGGCCAGCTACAAGAAGAGCTGCACAGGCTCACAATACCAACGCCCAAAAGCGGGTTCTTTGATAAG AGTCAGCAGCTACTTACAAAGTTACAAGATCTGGGGGAACTCCAGCTGCTCTACCAAGGCATGCAGGAAGAACAGAAGAAACTGATGCATAATCAAGAAACTTTATTaaaagagcaatcagtgctgcaGGAAGAGCTGCACCTTCATAAAGACAGTCATTTCCGGGACGTGCTGGAGCATCCTGATGATGTCAAATCATCCAAGTCCACCAAATATGGTCAGAACAAG AGCAAGATGATCATGATCCAGATACAGAGTCTGCAGGGGCTGTATGAGCAATGTCACAATGAGCAGCTGAAGCTGCAGAAAGAGCAGAGCCAGCTTCTTGAGGAGCGGAAGAGACTGCAGGCTGACCTGCAGCTCTGCCTGGAAGAAATACAGCAACTCCAAATGCAGTCCCCGAGGAAAACCTCTTTGAGCAAGGAGTCAGCCTCTGAGGATTCTCAGAAGAGCACTGTGGGCTCTGATAGCTACCAGCGGAGCTACGGGAGTGACACAGCTAGTGAGGAGAACTTTCTTAAGAGCTACAACAGCACCTCGAGTGCCATGGAGGCTGGGGAGAAGGGGGTCCGCCCTGTGGCCTTACAGCGGAGCTGTGAGAGTGTCCACGGCTCGGAGACTTCGCACAAGAGTTACACCAGCAGCAACTCTGAGGTGGAAgctgcagagcctgaagtaactgAG CACTTTGAGGAGGTGGTGGCCAAGGTGCTGATCAAGCTGCAAGGGGTGCAGGCCATGTACGAGCTGAGTCAGGAGGAACACACACGGCTGCAGGAGCGGATGGCGGAGCACCTGCGCCAGCAGAAGTTGCTGAAGGACGAGCTGGACGCCTGTGAGAAAGAGTTCAAAGAGTGCATGGAGTGTTTGGAGAAGCCCGCCCACAGTGACAAGAATGAG ATCAAGGAGTTGCAGACCAAGCTGCGGGAGCTGCAGCTGCAGTACCAGGCCAGCATGGATGAGCAGGGGCGCCTCCTGGCAGTGCAGGAGCAGCTGGAGGGGCAGCTGCAGTGCTGCCAGGAGGAGCTGTGCCAGCTCAGAGAGGAGCGCTCTTCTCTGTCCAAGGAGAGGAACTGCAATGAGAACATGAACAAGAATGCCAAcggggagaaagaggaaaaggaaaaggatgtGGGCAAAGCAGAAGAGGGTTGTGAGACTGAAAAG AATCTGGAGGTGGTGCTGTACTACAAGGCTCCCCACATGGATGACAAGACAGAGGAGGAATACACTCAGAAGGAGAAGTACTGCACTTCCTTCGTGTCAGACATGGAACCTGAGCCCTCGGAGTGTGCTACAGCTGAGGAAAACAAAGACCCTTGCAATGACAAAGCACCCATCCCAAGGAGCAAGGACCTGGCAAAGACCTCCAAAAATAACAGCCAGGCCCCTGCAGAGGGAAACTCTCTCAAGATATGTGAGAGCAGAAAG AACATGTTTGGGTTGTGGAAGCCTATGGTGTTCTTGGCTATTGCAGCTGTGGCTCTATATGTTTTACCCAACATGCGACAACAAGAGACAGATTTCTGCCTTCATTGA